The Halorussus gelatinilyticus genome contains the following window.
TTGGTCGAGAAGCCCGCGACTGCCGGTCTCTGGGCGGGACAGACCGACGAGGAGGAGTTGGGCATCGGATACGACGCGCTCGATGCCATCCTCGCGCTCCACGTGGACGGTCCCCTGTCGGTCGCCGCCACGGCGCGCGAACTCGACGACGTGACCGAGGAGCAGGTCCGGACTATCAGAGGGATGGTCGAGCGAAGCCAGCACAAGCGCCGCGTGCCGCCCTCCCCCGACCCGCTCGAGTGAGCGGCGAATCGTCGGTGGGCCGTTATGCCGACCCAGACCCGTTCGCCGCCGATGCGTTTGCCGACGACGAGTTTCCTGCGGAGGCGTTCGCCACGATGCGGACCCGGTCGCCCTTCTGAAGGACGTACTCGGTGGGGGTCACGGATTCGCCGTTCACCAGCACGCGTGCCGTCTCGCCGGGGTCGTCGCCGTACGTCGTTCCCCGGTAGCTGACGGTCCCGTTCGTCACGTCGATGCCGAGCGTCTGCATCGCCCACGCGAGCGTCACCTCCTCGGCGTGGACGTGCCAGCGCCGACCCTCGCCGTTCTCGAAGTGGAAGGCGTCGGCCTGCAACTGGAACCGCTGGCGGCCGAAGTCGAGTTGCTGGCCGCCGATGGTAGCCTCGATGGTCCCGTGGTAGTGGACCGACCCCACCGCCTGCGGTCGGGTGAGGCCGCTCGCGTCCGGCGTGCCGCCCGCGTCGTCCGGCCCGCCAGCGCCGCCCGCCTCGCCGCCGGAGAAGAAGAGCAGGTACGCCAGCAGGACGCCGATGGCGAGCGCGCCGACCGCGCCGCCGTACATCGCTATCGTCGGCCCGTCGTCGTCGAATCGGAGGCTATCGACGCGGCGCTGTTCTATCGGTCCGAGGTCGTCGCCGTGTTCGGTACTCAGGTGGCGCAAATAGCCCTCCTCGTCGTCGAAAGTCGCCCCGCAGTGGTCGCACCGCTCGCTTTCCGTCGTCTGGTCCCCCGCGTCTGACTCCTCCCCCATGCCGTCCGAGTACGGGCCAGAACCATTCAGTCTTTGCGCCGCACGGGGTCGGACCGTCGGCGCAGAGCGGACGTCACACCCGAGGGAGTTTGTGACCGGGCGGTGGGTTCGTGGCCGGAGCGGTTTGTGGCCGCCCGGCCGATTTCGCTTCGAGCAAGGTTCGATTACCGCGTCCCGTCACGGGGTTTATCACTGTCCGAACCGTAGCGAAACCCGAATGGGTTCGACCGACCCGCCCGCCGACGGTCCATCGCTGGAGCGACTCAGTGCCGTATTTCGCGTCTACGAAGCCCGCCGCGACGGTGACCGGCTGGTGTACTACGGCGAACCGCTGGTCTCCCGCGAACGACTGCTCGAAGCTGCGTGGCCCCTCTTCCGCGAACACGGCTACGAAGTGCAACTGACCACCGAGACCGGCGAGTACGTCCTCGTCGCCGAACCGACCGACAACAGCATCGACGGGATTCCGTGGACGAACGTCGTCCTTTTCCTGCTGACGGTCCTCTCGACGCTGTACGCCGGTCGGGCGTGGTACCACATCGACCCGGCGACGCTGGGCCAGAATCCGCTGGCGATTCTGCGAGCGTGGCCGTTCACCGCCGCGGTCGTCGGCGTCTTACTCACCCACGAACTCGGCCACTACGTCATGACGCGCTACCACGGCGTGGACGCGACCCTGCCGTACTTCATCCCGATGCCCTCGCTCATCGGGACGATGGGCGCGGTGATTCGGATGAAAGGCCAGATGCCCGACCGCGAGGCGCTGTTCGACATCGGCGTCGCCGGACCGCTCGCGGGGCTGGCGGCGACTATCGTCGTGACGGCAATCGGTCTCTCGCTCCCGCCCGAGACGGTCCCGGCGGAGATGATGACCGGCCCGAACGTCATCCAGATCGAGTTCGGCTACCCGCCGCTGTTGCAGTTCATCGCCGCGGTCCTCGGCGAGCCGACGACGTATCCGCCGGGCCAGTCGGTCAACCCGGTCGTCATCGGCGGCTGGGTCGGGATGTTCATCACCTTCCTCAACCTCATCCCGGCGGGACAACTCGACGGCGGCCACATCGTCCGCGCCATCCTCGGCGAGCAACAGGAGCGCATCGCGGCGCTGGTCCCGGTCGCGCTCTTCGGTCTCGCGGCCTACGTCTTCTACGTCAAGGAGGTCAGCAACGCCTCGGTGCTGTGGGTCGTCTGGGGCCTGCTGGCGACGTACGTCGCCTACGTCGGCCCGGCCAACCCCATCGACGACGAGGGGTTGGACCCCAAGCGGAAGGCGGTCGGCATCCTGACGTTCGTGCTGGGAATCATGTGCTTCACGCCGGTTCCGATCGAGATAATTACGTGAGGTAGCGTCCCTTATCGGTTCTATTCGCCGCCGTGCGTGTACCCGCGGTCCGGCAGTTCCTCGCCGTCCATCTCGACGCCAGACTCGGTGACTTCGCCGACCACCGATACGGGCGTCGGCGATTCGGAACGAATCGCCGACAGCTCGCGTTCGGGCACCGTGAACGCCAACTCGAAGTCCTCGCCGAAGAAGACCGCTAGCTCCCGAACCTCGGCCTCGCCGTCGGCCACCTCGCGGACCGACTCGTCCACCGGGAGCGCGCTCCGCTCGACCGAGAACCCGCAGTCGCTCGCCTCCGCGAGTTGGTGGAGCGAGCGCGCGAGGCCGTCGCTCGAATCCATCATCGCGGTGGCGTAGGGGGCGAGTTCGCGGCCCGCGGCGACTCGCGGCTCGAACCGGAACAGGTCGTTGGCGCGCTCCGTTTCTCCGGACTCGAACAGTCGGAGCGCCGCGCCGGTGCGCCCGAGCGTGCCCGTCACGCAGACGACCTCGCCCGGACTCGCGCCAGAGCGAGCCACGGGGGCGTCGGTCCGACCGAGCGCGGTCGTCGCGGCGGTGAACTCCCGGCTCTCGTCCAAGTCGCCGCCGACGTACTCCGCGCCGACCGCCTCGCAGACGTCGCTCGCGCCCGCGACGAACTCCCCGAGGTCGGAGTCGTCGAACTCGGGGGCGGCGTAGACCGCGACGGCGGCGGTGGCCTCGGCTCCCATCGCGGCCACGTCCGACAGCGACGCGCCGACCGACCGCCAGCCGGCGGTGTACCGAGTGGTCCCGTCCGGGAAGTCGGTCGTCTCGTGGAGCATGTCAGTGGTCAGAACCTGTCCGTCCACGACCGCCGCGTCGTCGCCCGCGTGAGGGAGTCTATCACCGAGAAACGACAGTGCGGCCCGCTCGTCCATGCAGTTGACTTGTCGGGCGGAGGTGAAAGGGCTGTGGTCTCGGACTCCGGTTCGGACGGTCCGTGTAGTTCCGTTTCGGTGAGGGATTTATTCGGTCGGAAGGATTGCGACGAACGTATCACGCCGTGGTAGCCTTCTCGAACGGGAGGTCGTCCAGCGGCGTCTCGTGAGCGACGTGAACGTCCAGTTCTGCGCCCACGCCGTCTCTTGCGGCCAAAATCGCCGCCCAACCCCGGTGGTTCCCGTCGAGCGTTACCGGTGGCCAGTACTCCTCGCACTGTCGAACGACGACCGCACCGAACTCGTGGTCGGGATACTGACCACGGAACGTCGAAATCTCCTCGACAAATTCGGGACACTCGTCGTCAAGCTCCCCGGCTTGGAGTCTGTCGATTGCGCCAGCGAGCGTCTCCCCACCAGTCAACCAATTACAACCGATGCTGGGGTACGGGTCGAACTTCCCGAGTTCGGAACCGCTCACTACGAGCGTCGTCCACTCCGGCGCTCCGAACGTCGCGTACTGGACTGGCTCATCGTAGGTCGTTTCGAGTTCGGAGACGAGTCGCTCTTCGTCCCACCCGGACGGATTAGCATCGGGATACTCGTCCTTCTGAGACTCGCGACGTATCCACTGCCGAAGTCCCTCGGTTACATCCAGAGAGTCCTGTTTCCGTCGATAGCGAATCGGAGACTCCTGCATCTGACGAGACTTCTCTTCCGGTCCACATGAATTGTGGGCCGGGCAGACACGCAAGCTACCTCGAACCGCTGTTTCAGACGCTACGCTGAACGAAGAATCCGATTCGGGTCTGGTCCGAAGTCGAATCCGAGCGCCACACCGTGGCAAGCGCTCACTAACGCTGGCGTCCGTCTCCGGTGGCTTCAAGCCGCGTCCGGTCGTCTGTCGAAGTCGATGGACGTAGACTTCGGGGACGCGCGTTCGATACTCGTCGCGTTCGGCGCGGGCGTCGTCGTTCTGCTGGCGCTGTACTCTCTCGTCGGGCTGGAGGACGTGCTGGCGGCGCTCTCGCAGGCCGACCCGACCATCTTCGCGGCGGTCTGCGTCGTGTCCGTCGGCTGGCTGTTCGCGTGGGGGCTGGCGCTCCGGACGGTCCTCGCGGTCGTCGCAGTGAAGGTGTCGGTCTGGCGGGCGTTCCTCCTGCTGGCGGGCGCGACGTTCGCCAACAACGTCACGCCGTTCGGACAGGCCGGCGGCGAGCCGTTCAGCGCCCTGCTCGTCTCGCGCTCGACCGGGACCGAGTACGAGAACGGCCTCGCGGTCGTCGCCAGCGTGGACACGCTCAACTTCGTTCCCTCCATCTCGTTCGCTCTGCTGGGCGTGGGCTACTACGCCACCCGCTTTACCGTCGGCGGCAGGGTGGAACTCGCCGCCGTCGCGCTCCTCGCGTTGGCGCTGGCGGTCCCGACGCTCGCCTATCTCGGCTGGCGCAACCGCGAGCGCGTCTCGGACCTCGTGGTTCGGCTCGCGGTGCCCGCGATCAGACTCGTCGGCCGGGTCGTTCCCACGCTCGAGCCGGCGGGCGAGTCGCAGGTCCGCGAGCGCATCGGCGGCTTCTTCGCCGCGCTGGAGCGCGTCGGGGGCGACCACCACCAGCTCGGGCTCGCGCTGTCGTTCTCGGCGCTCGGGTGGCTCCTGCTGTCGGTGTCGCTGTGGCTCTCGCTGGGCGCGCTCGGTTACTGGGTCCCGTTCGCGGCCGCGCTGTTCATCGTCCCGCTCGGGAGCGTCGCCAGCGTGACGCCGCTTCCGGGCGGTCTCGGCGGCGTCGAGGCCGCGCTCGTCCTGCTCATCGTCCCTATCACCGGCGTCGATGCGGGGACCGCGGCGGCCGCGGCGGTCCTCCACCGCGGGGCGACCTACGTACTTCCGGTTCTGATCGGCGGGAGCGCGACCGCGATGCTGGAAGCCGACAACGTCCACAAATCGGCCAGCGACTGAGCGAGCGCCGCGTCGGCGGTCGGCCGACGCCGTGCCCGCCGCGGCTGACACCGCGCCCGACCCGCGACGTTACAACGATGCTTTTAAACGCCGCGGACGGGAATTCGTGGGTATGACGACGCTCTACGACGTTCCAGCGGACGACCTCATCGACGCGGTCGCCGCGAAACTGGAGGACCGAATCGACGAACCCGACTGGGCGCAGTACGCCACGACCGGCGAGAGCAAGGAACTGCCCCCCGAACAGGACGACTTCTGGTACCGGCGGGCCGCCAGCCTGCTCCGGAAGGTCGCCACCGACGGTCCCATCGGCGTCGAGCGCCTCTCGACGCAGTACGGCGACAAGAAGGGCGGCTCGAACCGCTATCAGGTCGCGCCCGAACACCGCTCGGACGGGAGCCGCAACATCATCCGGACCATCCTGCAACAGCTCGAAGACGAGGACCTCGTGGACACCGAGGGCAGCGCGGGCCGCATCGTGACCGGCGACGGTCGCAGCCTGCTCGACGACACCGCGGGCGAGGTCATGGAGGACCTCGACCGACCGGAACTCGAACGCTACGCCTAATCGACCGAGACGGACCGACTTCTTCCACCCGCCGACCACGCCCGACCAGCGTCGCCGCTCCGTAATCATTTTTGGCCGCGGGCGTTTACTACGAGACAACACATGAGCGAACAGCCCGACGACGAGCGACTCGAAGAACTCCGCAAGCAGAAGATGCAGGAGATGCAAGAGCAGGGCGACCAGAACGAGGCCCAAGAGCAGGCCCAGCAGCAGGCCGACGCCCAGAAGCAGGCGCTGCTCCGCAAGCACCTCACCGACGGCGCGCGCAAGCGACTCAACTCCGTCCGGATGAGCAAGCCCGACTTCGCCGAACAGGTGGAGCGACAGGTACTCGCGCTGGCCCAGAGCGGCCGGGTCAGCGGCAAGATAGACGAGGACAAGATGAAGGAACTCCTCCGGGAACTCAAGCCCGACTCGAAGAGCTTCAACATCCGGCGTCGGTGAGATGGACCTCGGGTTACTCTACAGCGGCGGGAAAGACTCGACGCTCGCCGCGCTCCTGCTCGAAGACTTCTACGACGTGACGCTGGTCACGGCCACGTTCGGCGTCGCCGACGCGTGGGACCACGCGCGCCGGACCGCCGAGGAGTTGGGCTTCGAGTTCGAGACGGTCGAACTGAACGACGACGTGGCCGCGGAAGCCGTCGAACAGATGGTCGAGGACGGCTACCCCCGCAACGGCATCCAGCAGGTCCACCTCCACGCGCTGGAGACGGCCGCCGGGATGGGGTTCGACGCGGTGGCCGACGGCAGCCGCCGCGACGACCGGGTGCCCTCCGTCTCGCGGGCGCAGGCCCAGAGCCTCGAAGACCGCCACGGCATCGACTACATCGTCCCGCTGGCGGGATTCGGTCGCGGAGCGGTCGATTCGCTCGTAGACGAGACGCTCGACGTGACGACCGGCCCGAGCGAGGAGATTCCGAAGGCCGACTACGAGGCCGAACTCCGCGACCTACTGGCCGACGAACACGGCGAGGAGGCCGTCGCCGAGGTGTTCCCGGACCACACCCAGACGTACGTGACGAGTCTGAGCCGCTGACGTTCCTCGCGGTGACGTTCGACGGCCGGTTCCGGACGCTCGAAGGTTCGACCGGCCGCGAGCGTCGTCTCGGTCGGTCGTCCGGCAAGAGAGACGCGAAGTAAAAGTTTCAAGCGCGCGCTCGCCCAACGCTTCCCCATGTACGACCGCATCAAGGGCTTTCGGGACTTCTACCCCGGCGAAATGGGCGCGCGCCGTGAGACGTTCGACACACTCGAAGCGACCGCGCGACGGTACGGTTTCCGAGAGATCGGGACGCCCGCACTGGAGCACACCCAGATGTACGTCGATAAGAGCGGCGAAGAGATAGTCGAGGAACTCTACAGCTTCGAGGACCAAGGCGGCCGGGACGTGGCGCTGACGCCGGAACTCACGCCGACGGTCGCCCGGATGGTCGTGGCGAAACAGCAGGAGCTATCGAAGCCCATCAAGTGGTTCTCGACCCGCCCGTTCTGGCGCTACGAGGAACCTCAGAGCGGTCGCAAGCGCGAGTTCTACCAGACCAACGTGGACATCTTCGGCTCGTCGGAACCCGAGTCGGACGCCGAACTGCTGGCGTGCGCGGCCGACGCGCTCACGAGCCTCGGACTCACCGGCGAGGACTTCGAGTTCCGGGTCAGCCACCGCGACATCCTCGGCGGCCTGCTCGAAGCCTTCGACGCCGACGTGGACACCGAGGCCGCGATTCGCGCGGTGGACAAGAACGAGAAGGTCGGCGACGACGAGTTCTACGGCCTGCTCTCCGACGCCGGACTCTCCTACGAGCAGGCCCGCGAGTTCGACGACCTGCTCGACACGCCCGAGGACGAGTTGGACGACCTCGTGTCGTTCGCCGGGACCGACCGCGTCGAGTCGGCGGTCGGGAACCTCTCGGACGTGCTGGACGCCGCGGCGGACTTCGGGGCGCGCGAGTACTGCACGCTCTCGCTCGACACCGCGCGCGGCCTCGACTACTACACCGGCGTCGTCTTCGAGTGCTTCGACTCGACCGGCGACGTGAACCGCTCCATCTTCGGCGGCGGACGCTACGACGACCTCATCGAAGGCTTCGGCGGTCAGTCCACGCCCGCGGTCGGGTTCGCGGTCGGCGACGCGACGCTGACGCTCCTCCTGCAACGCGCCGGCGTCTGGCCCGACGAGGAGCTTTCGACCGACTACTACGTCTTGCAAGTCGGCGACACCCGCGACGTGGCGGCCGACGTCACGCGCGAACTCCGGGGCGAGGGCCACGTGGTCGAGACCGACGTGTCCGGCCGGAGCTTCGGCGCGCAGTTGGACTACGCCGACTCCATCGGCGCGGAGACGGTCGTCATCGTCGGCGAGCAGGACCTCGCGGACGGGAACGTGACGGTCAAGGACATGAACTCGGGCGACCAGACCCAAGTCCCGGTCGAGGAGTTCCCGCCAGAGGACGTGTCGCGGCCGACCTACGACGACTTCGAGTAGCCCCGCGGTCGAACCTTTTTGGTACCGTCTCGCATACCATCGGACATGCGCGAGCGTTCGGTCCGGTTCGAGAAGCAGACGCTCCTCGCGGTGCTGTCGGTGCTGACCTTCGGGTTCACGGCCTTCTTCGCGGTCGTTGGACTGGAGTTTCTCGTCCCGACGACCTTCGTCCTCGGGTTCTTCGTCGTCGTCCCGCTGGTCGCGCTGCTGGGCGACGCGCTCCCGATGGTCGAGGGCGAAACCGAGGGCGTCGAGGTCGGGCGAGATTCGATGTGCTACGGCCCGATAGACGAACTCCGGTCGCGCTACGCCGCGGGCGAACTCACCGACGAGGAGTTCGAGCGACGGCTCGAACGACTGCTGGAGACCGAAGACGCCGAGGTAGGGCGGAGCCGCGAGCCGGTGTTCGACCGGGAGTGAGCGGTCGCTGACGAGGGATCGAGTCGCAGATTCGGTAGCGATAGCTGGCGGCGTGGCGAACAGACGGCACGGGCGGCCCGCGAGGAGACGTGCCGTACTCCCGCTTCACTCCTCGCGGCGACGCTTAGGTCACGGACGGGGTTCGTCCCGGCTTCGGAGTTAAACCCTCGTGCCGACGCTGGCGCGGCGCTCACGCGCGCCGCGCCAGCGTTCACTCGCCAGAAAGAAAGGAAAACATTTCTTTACGAAATATTCTGGTGCTTCTAGCGATTGAAGACATTGTTCAGGCCGCCGTCGCGTGCGACGGCGACCGTTCCGCCGATTTAACTCCCTCCGGCACCGACGACGAACCGATGCGAGCGTTCCGAATCGCCTACGACGGGCGGCCGTTCCACGGCTTCCAGCGCCAGCCGGACGTGCCGACAGTCGAGGAGGCCGTCTTCGACGCGGCGAACGCGCTGGGCGTCGCCGACGGGAAACCCGCGGGGTACGCCGCGGCGGGCCGGACCGACGCCGGCGTCTCGGCGGTGGCCCAGACCGTCGCGTTCGAGTGCCCCGACTGGCTGACTCCGGCCGCGCTGAACAGCGAACTCCCCGCGAGCGTCCGGGCGTGGGCGAGCGCCGACGCGCCCGACGACTTCCACGCGACCCACGACGCCGCGTCGCGGGCGTACCGCTACCACTGCCACGCGCCCGAGGCCGACCTCGCGCGGGCGGAGCAAGCCCTCGGCCGACTCCGCGGCGAGAACGACTTCCACAACCTGACGCCCGACGACGAGAACACGGTCCGGGAGTTGCAGGCCGACGCCGAGCGCGACGACGACTACCTCGTCTTCGACCTCCGAGCGGGCGGGTTCGTCCGCGAGATGGTCCGGCGCGTCGTCTCGCTCGTCCGGGCGGTGGCGACCGGCGACGCCTCACTGGCGAAGGTCGAGCGCGTCCTCGGGCCCGAGAAAATCGACGGTCCCGAGGGCGTCGCGCCCGCGCCGGCCTACCCCCTCGTGCTGGTGGACGCGGCGTATCCGATGTTGACGTTCTCGGTGGACGACGACGCCGCCGCCAGCACCCGCGAACTCTTCGCGGCTTTGCGCGACGAGCGCGCCACGCGAACCCGCGTGGCCGCCGAGGTCGTAGAGCAGACGCGAGTTCCGGAGCCGTGAGCGCGTCGGGCTTCGAAATCGGGGCCGACCGCGTCGGAAACGACGGATTTCCGCGAAGGTTTCCTCGCGTGCGCGAGCAGCAAACGACGATGGTGATGCTATCCCACGGCACCACTGTTTCGGATACCGCACTCCTATCCTCGTTTTCGAGTGACGCTCGATACGAGAGCCGTCAGTCCCACCCCTCGGGCCAGATACCCGCCGCCTTCATGCCCTCCTCGTAGTCGCCCGAGCGCAGGTTTCCGGCGACCGACGCCGCGCTCGGCCGCGGAATCTCGTCGCGCGCCGCGACCTCTCGAACCAGCAACGCGGTCAGCATCGCGTGTTCGCGCAGGTTCCGGTCGTCCACCTTGTCGCGCGTGTCGGCGTGAGTGTGGCCCCATCCCCGACCGCGCTCGCCGCTCTCGCTGTGGAGTTGGAGCGCGGGCACGCCGCGCTTGAGGAACGGCCAGTGGTCGCTGAACGGGTGGACCTGCTGGCGGACCGCGATGGGCTGGTTCGCCTCGTCGGCGACCGACGCGACGAGTTCCGCCATCGTCTCGGAGCCG
Protein-coding sequences here:
- a CDS encoding C2H2-type zinc finger protein; amino-acid sequence: MGEESDAGDQTTESERCDHCGATFDDEEGYLRHLSTEHGDDLGPIEQRRVDSLRFDDDGPTIAMYGGAVGALAIGVLLAYLLFFSGGEAGGAGGPDDAGGTPDASGLTRPQAVGSVHYHGTIEATIGGQQLDFGRQRFQLQADAFHFENGEGRRWHVHAEEVTLAWAMQTLGIDVTNGTVSYRGTTYGDDPGETARVLVNGESVTPTEYVLQKGDRVRIVANASAGNSSSANASAANGSGSA
- a CDS encoding site-2 protease family protein, which produces MGSTDPPADGPSLERLSAVFRVYEARRDGDRLVYYGEPLVSRERLLEAAWPLFREHGYEVQLTTETGEYVLVAEPTDNSIDGIPWTNVVLFLLTVLSTLYAGRAWYHIDPATLGQNPLAILRAWPFTAAVVGVLLTHELGHYVMTRYHGVDATLPYFIPMPSLIGTMGAVIRMKGQMPDREALFDIGVAGPLAGLAATIVVTAIGLSLPPETVPAEMMTGPNVIQIEFGYPPLLQFIAAVLGEPTTYPPGQSVNPVVIGGWVGMFITFLNLIPAGQLDGGHIVRAILGEQQERIAALVPVALFGLAAYVFYVKEVSNASVLWVVWGLLATYVAYVGPANPIDDEGLDPKRKAVGILTFVLGIMCFTPVPIEIIT
- the thiL gene encoding thiamine-phosphate kinase, translating into MDERAALSFLGDRLPHAGDDAAVVDGQVLTTDMLHETTDFPDGTTRYTAGWRSVGASLSDVAAMGAEATAAVAVYAAPEFDDSDLGEFVAGASDVCEAVGAEYVGGDLDESREFTAATTALGRTDAPVARSGASPGEVVCVTGTLGRTGAALRLFESGETERANDLFRFEPRVAAGRELAPYATAMMDSSDGLARSLHQLAEASDCGFSVERSALPVDESVREVADGEAEVRELAVFFGEDFELAFTVPERELSAIRSESPTPVSVVGEVTESGVEMDGEELPDRGYTHGGE
- a CDS encoding lysylphosphatidylglycerol synthase transmembrane domain-containing protein; amino-acid sequence: MDVDFGDARSILVAFGAGVVVLLALYSLVGLEDVLAALSQADPTIFAAVCVVSVGWLFAWGLALRTVLAVVAVKVSVWRAFLLLAGATFANNVTPFGQAGGEPFSALLVSRSTGTEYENGLAVVASVDTLNFVPSISFALLGVGYYATRFTVGGRVELAAVALLALALAVPTLAYLGWRNRERVSDLVVRLAVPAIRLVGRVVPTLEPAGESQVRERIGGFFAALERVGGDHHQLGLALSFSALGWLLLSVSLWLSLGALGYWVPFAAALFIVPLGSVASVTPLPGGLGGVEAALVLLIVPITGVDAGTAAAAAVLHRGATYVLPVLIGGSATAMLEADNVHKSASD
- a CDS encoding 30S ribosomal protein S19e — its product is MTTLYDVPADDLIDAVAAKLEDRIDEPDWAQYATTGESKELPPEQDDFWYRRAASLLRKVATDGPIGVERLSTQYGDKKGGSNRYQVAPEHRSDGSRNIIRTILQQLEDEDLVDTEGSAGRIVTGDGRSLLDDTAGEVMEDLDRPELERYA
- a CDS encoding DNA-binding protein, with product MSEQPDDERLEELRKQKMQEMQEQGDQNEAQEQAQQQADAQKQALLRKHLTDGARKRLNSVRMSKPDFAEQVERQVLALAQSGRVSGKIDEDKMKELLRELKPDSKSFNIRRR
- a CDS encoding DUF7411 family protein is translated as MDLGLLYSGGKDSTLAALLLEDFYDVTLVTATFGVADAWDHARRTAEELGFEFETVELNDDVAAEAVEQMVEDGYPRNGIQQVHLHALETAAGMGFDAVADGSRRDDRVPSVSRAQAQSLEDRHGIDYIVPLAGFGRGAVDSLVDETLDVTTGPSEEIPKADYEAELRDLLADEHGEEAVAEVFPDHTQTYVTSLSR
- the hisS gene encoding histidine--tRNA ligase encodes the protein MYDRIKGFRDFYPGEMGARRETFDTLEATARRYGFREIGTPALEHTQMYVDKSGEEIVEELYSFEDQGGRDVALTPELTPTVARMVVAKQQELSKPIKWFSTRPFWRYEEPQSGRKREFYQTNVDIFGSSEPESDAELLACAADALTSLGLTGEDFEFRVSHRDILGGLLEAFDADVDTEAAIRAVDKNEKVGDDEFYGLLSDAGLSYEQAREFDDLLDTPEDELDDLVSFAGTDRVESAVGNLSDVLDAAADFGAREYCTLSLDTARGLDYYTGVVFECFDSTGDVNRSIFGGGRYDDLIEGFGGQSTPAVGFAVGDATLTLLLQRAGVWPDEELSTDYYVLQVGDTRDVAADVTRELRGEGHVVETDVSGRSFGAQLDYADSIGAETVVIVGEQDLADGNVTVKDMNSGDQTQVPVEEFPPEDVSRPTYDDFE
- a CDS encoding SHOCT domain-containing protein encodes the protein MRERSVRFEKQTLLAVLSVLTFGFTAFFAVVGLEFLVPTTFVLGFFVVVPLVALLGDALPMVEGETEGVEVGRDSMCYGPIDELRSRYAAGELTDEEFERRLERLLETEDAEVGRSREPVFDRE
- the truA gene encoding tRNA pseudouridine(38-40) synthase TruA yields the protein MRAFRIAYDGRPFHGFQRQPDVPTVEEAVFDAANALGVADGKPAGYAAAGRTDAGVSAVAQTVAFECPDWLTPAALNSELPASVRAWASADAPDDFHATHDAASRAYRYHCHAPEADLARAEQALGRLRGENDFHNLTPDDENTVRELQADAERDDDYLVFDLRAGGFVREMVRRVVSLVRAVATGDASLAKVERVLGPEKIDGPEGVAPAPAYPLVLVDAAYPMLTFSVDDDAAASTRELFAALRDERATRTRVAAEVVEQTRVPEP